In Doryrhamphus excisus isolate RoL2022-K1 chromosome 7, RoL_Dexc_1.0, whole genome shotgun sequence, one genomic interval encodes:
- the wnt7ba gene encoding protein Wnt-7b isoform X1, giving the protein MLIISSRSALLSVYYPQIFLILTSGSYLTLSSVVALGANIICNKIPGLAPRQRALCQSRPDAIIVIGEGAQLGINECQYQFRYGRWNCSALGERTVFGQELRVGSREAAFTYAITAAGVAHAVTTACSQGNLSQCGCDRDKQGYHEREQGWKWGGCSADVKYGVEFSRRFVDAREIKKNARRLMNLHNNEAGRKILEEKMKLECKCHGVSGSCTTKTCWITLPKFREIGYLLKERYSAAVQVEPVHASRLRQPSFLRLKEGRGYQKPPDTDLVYLERSPNYCEEDRVTGSTGTRGRLCNGTSAHMDGCNVMCCGRGYNLHQYTRVWQCNCKFHWCCFVKCNTCSEKSEIFTCK; this is encoded by the exons ATGCTCATCATCTCGTCACGCAGCGCTCTGCTGTCCGTCTACTACCCACAGatcttcctcatcctcaccAGCGGTAGCTACCT GACCTTGTCCTCGGTGGTAGCTTTGGGCGCCAACATCATCTGCAACAAGATACCAGGACTGGCGCCCCGACAGCGAGCCCTTTGTCAGAGCCGCCCGGATGCCATCATTGTCATTGGCGAAGGCGCCCAGCTGGGCATCAACGAATGCCAGTACCAGTTCCGGTACGGCCGGTGGAACTGCTCGGCCCTGGGAGAGAGGACGGTGTTCGGACAAGAGCTGAGAGTAG gTAGCCGAGAAGCAGCCTTCACGTACGCCATCACAGCGGCCGGCGTGGCCCACGCGGTGACCACAGCCTGCAGCCAGGGCAACCTGAGCCAATGCGGCTGTGACCGCGACAAGCAGGGCTACCACGAGCGCGAGCAGGGATGGAAGTGGGGGGGCTGCTCGGCCGACGTCAAGTATGGCGTGGAGTTCTCGCGGCGCTTCGTGGATGCCCGAGAGATTAAGAAAAACGCCCGGCGGCTGATGAACCTACACAACAATGAGGCGGGCCGGAAG ATCCTTGAAGAAAAGATGAAGCTGGAGTGCAAGTGTCATGGCGTGTCTGGGTCCTGCACCACTAAGACCTGCTGGATCACCCTCCCAAAGTTTAGAGAGATCGGTTACCTGCTAAAGGAGCGGTACAGCGCCGCCGTTCAAGTCGAGCCGGTCCACGCTTCTCGTCTGCGCCAACCTTCCTTTCTACGCCTCAAAGAGGGTCGAGGCTACCAGAAGCCCCCCGACACCGATTTGGTGTACCTGGAGCGCTCGCCCAACTACTGCGAGGAGGACAGGGTCACAGGGAGCACAGGGACGCGGGGGAGACTCTGCAACGGCACCTCGGCGCACATGGACGGCTGCAACGTGATGTGCTGCGGCAGGGGGTACAACTTGCACCAGTACACGAGGGTCTGGCAGTGCAACTGCAAATTCCACTGGTGTTGCTTTGTCAAATGCAACACCTGCAGCGAGAAATCTGAGATTTTCACCTGCAAGTAG
- the wnt7ba gene encoding protein Wnt-7b isoform X2 gives MRSHAHHLVTQRSAVRLLPTDLPHPHQRTLSSVVALGANIICNKIPGLAPRQRALCQSRPDAIIVIGEGAQLGINECQYQFRYGRWNCSALGERTVFGQELRVGSREAAFTYAITAAGVAHAVTTACSQGNLSQCGCDRDKQGYHEREQGWKWGGCSADVKYGVEFSRRFVDAREIKKNARRLMNLHNNEAGRKILEEKMKLECKCHGVSGSCTTKTCWITLPKFREIGYLLKERYSAAVQVEPVHASRLRQPSFLRLKEGRGYQKPPDTDLVYLERSPNYCEEDRVTGSTGTRGRLCNGTSAHMDGCNVMCCGRGYNLHQYTRVWQCNCKFHWCCFVKCNTCSEKSEIFTCK, from the exons ATGCGCAGCCATGCTCATCATCTCGTCACGCAGCGCTCTGCTGTCCGTCTACTACCCACAGatcttcctcatcctcaccAGCG GACCTTGTCCTCGGTGGTAGCTTTGGGCGCCAACATCATCTGCAACAAGATACCAGGACTGGCGCCCCGACAGCGAGCCCTTTGTCAGAGCCGCCCGGATGCCATCATTGTCATTGGCGAAGGCGCCCAGCTGGGCATCAACGAATGCCAGTACCAGTTCCGGTACGGCCGGTGGAACTGCTCGGCCCTGGGAGAGAGGACGGTGTTCGGACAAGAGCTGAGAGTAG gTAGCCGAGAAGCAGCCTTCACGTACGCCATCACAGCGGCCGGCGTGGCCCACGCGGTGACCACAGCCTGCAGCCAGGGCAACCTGAGCCAATGCGGCTGTGACCGCGACAAGCAGGGCTACCACGAGCGCGAGCAGGGATGGAAGTGGGGGGGCTGCTCGGCCGACGTCAAGTATGGCGTGGAGTTCTCGCGGCGCTTCGTGGATGCCCGAGAGATTAAGAAAAACGCCCGGCGGCTGATGAACCTACACAACAATGAGGCGGGCCGGAAG ATCCTTGAAGAAAAGATGAAGCTGGAGTGCAAGTGTCATGGCGTGTCTGGGTCCTGCACCACTAAGACCTGCTGGATCACCCTCCCAAAGTTTAGAGAGATCGGTTACCTGCTAAAGGAGCGGTACAGCGCCGCCGTTCAAGTCGAGCCGGTCCACGCTTCTCGTCTGCGCCAACCTTCCTTTCTACGCCTCAAAGAGGGTCGAGGCTACCAGAAGCCCCCCGACACCGATTTGGTGTACCTGGAGCGCTCGCCCAACTACTGCGAGGAGGACAGGGTCACAGGGAGCACAGGGACGCGGGGGAGACTCTGCAACGGCACCTCGGCGCACATGGACGGCTGCAACGTGATGTGCTGCGGCAGGGGGTACAACTTGCACCAGTACACGAGGGTCTGGCAGTGCAACTGCAAATTCCACTGGTGTTGCTTTGTCAAATGCAACACCTGCAGCGAGAAATCTGAGATTTTCACCTGCAAGTAG